GGAGGTGCTCGCGCATCTGCGGCGGCAGTTGCGGAAATATCCGGAGGAGAAACAGCGGGAGATCCGGATCCGGGCGCTGACCGGCGCCGTGGGCGAAACGCTCCGGCAGATCCGCGCCATGCCGGAGGATGAGCAGGACAAGATGTTCGACGCCATTCAGAAGCAGGCCGAAAAGTGGCACAAGGAGGCGCAGAGCGCCGAAGGGCGCCAGATGCTGACCCAGATCCGCGAATCCGAAGAGGGCAGGGCGTTCAACAACGAAGTCACGCGCATGATCCACAGCGAATTCACGCCGGAGGAACGCCGCAAGTTCGCGCCGATCACGAATATCTGGATTCAGACGCTGAAGCTGCCGTAAGAAAGGAGATCACCATGAGATGCCGTTTTACCCTGATCGAACTCCTGGTCGTAATCGCGATCATCGCGGTTCTGGCCGGCATGCTGATGCCGGCGCTGAACGGAGCCCGGAGCCGGGCGCGGCGGACCGCCTGCACCGGCAATCTGCGGCAGATCGGCACCGCGCTCGAATCGTATCTGAACGACAGCCGTTCCGTGCTGCCCTCCTGCCGGATCATGCCGAAAACAGCAGGGGAGGGGGAGGAATCGCTTCCCGGCATCGTCGAAACGCTTCAGCCGTATCTCGGTGGAAATGAAAAGGTCTTCCGCTGCCCTTCCGACACCGAACGGCTGTTCGAAAACGAAGGCAGCAGTTACGTATGGGGGCGCGAATGGGGAATCAACGGCAAACGCGCGGATGACCGTGAGCTTCAGATGCTCGGCTACCGCATCCCGCTCCTCTACGACGGCGGCGCGTTTCACGGCCCGGCGGGCGAAGTAAAGTCGCGGAACTATCTCTACCTGACCCTCCGGATCAGCGATAACGCCATGAAGGAGAAGGTTCAATGAGTGTTGAATGCTTCTGCCTGACCAAGCGTTACGGCCGAAGGGTCGTCCTGGACGATGTGTCGCTGGAAATCAACGACGGCGGCGTGACCGGGCTGATCGGGCCGAACGGAGCCGGAAAGAGCACGCTCATCAAGCTCATCACCGGACTCATCTGGCCGACCGAGGGATTCGTTCTTGTGGACGGTTTCGACGCGCACAGAGAGCACACGAAGGCCATGCGGCGGATCGGCGCCGTAATCGAGTGGCCCGCCTTCATTCCGGACTTGTCCGCACGGGCGAACCTCGATATCTTTTCCGGCGGCCACGGGCGCGCCTACCGGGAGAAACGTGCAGAGATCCTGCGCTTCATGGAGCTTGAATCCGTGCTCGACCGCAAGGTCGGTTCATTTTCCACCGGCATGCGGCAACGCCTCGGCATCACGCTCGCGCTGCTGCCGGATTC
This portion of the Victivallis lenta genome encodes:
- a CDS encoding prepilin-type N-terminal cleavage/methylation domain-containing protein encodes the protein MRCRFTLIELLVVIAIIAVLAGMLMPALNGARSRARRTACTGNLRQIGTALESYLNDSRSVLPSCRIMPKTAGEGEESLPGIVETLQPYLGGNEKVFRCPSDTERLFENEGSSYVWGREWGINGKRADDRELQMLGYRIPLLYDGGAFHGPAGEVKSRNYLYLTLRISDNAMKEKVQ